The sequence CAACGGGGCGCCCGCAGCAGCGGGAGCACGAGCAGGAAGAACACCGCGTAGTAGACCAGGATCACCGCGAGTGGCGTGCGCGTCTCGCCCAGGACCAGCCCGACCAGCCCGATGCACAGCGCCCGCACCAGCGTCGCGAGGTGCGGCCGGGGCGTCCGGGCCGCCACGAGGGCGAGCGCCACCCCGGCGAGCACGGCGAACGCCGCCGCCGACCGTCCGGCCGCGATCCGGAACGCCCAGGTCAGGTGGCCCTGGGAGTCGAAGTCGGGCAACACGTGCGTCGCGGCCATCCCGAGCAGTGCCGCGCCGCGCGCCGCGTCGACGCCGACGATCCGTCCGGGGCGCGGTCGGGTGACCCAGACGACGGTCGGCGAGCCAGGCGAGGGCGAGGCGGCCGACCGGATGGCGGGGGAGTCCCGCTGCCGAACCACGGCGCTGGGCGGGCAGTCCGGCGGCGACGTCCTCGGAAGCGGCAGGACCCCGGGGAAGTGTGGCTCTCCGGATGCCGGCGCCGGGAGCTCCGGCATGTCGGGCATGGCCTCACCCTCTCACCGACTGGCCGCCCGCGACCGGCGTGGGCGCCGCGAGGCCATAGGTCCCAGTTCGGATGGGGTGGCTATACCCAATGGGGTCGCGTTCTGGGAAAGTCAAGAGCTATGAATCCCGAGCCGGATGCGGGCCGCACCGCCGGGGCCGATTCGGTGCTCGGTGGCGGTCTGGTGACCGGCCCCGCCGCTCGGGCCGGGGCGGCCGGCGGTCGTTCGGCGAGGCACCCCGGTGCGACCCGCGCCGCGGGCTCGGATGACACCGCCGGCGGCCGGGCCGCGGTCAGCTCGGCGGCGAGCCGGGGCCGGCTGGTGGTGGCGATCGCGCTCCTCGACGACACCCGGCGCGTCCTGGCCGCCCGCCGCACGTCCCCGCCCGCCTACGCCGGGATGTGGGAGTTCCCCGGCGGCAAGGTGGAGCCCGGCGAGAGCGAGCTGGCCGCGCTGGCGCGGGAATGCCGCGAGGAACTCGACGTCGAGATCGAGATCGGCTCGTTCCTCGGCCAGGCGGATCTCGCCAGCCCCGGCTGGCGGCTGCGGGTCTGGTTCGGCCGGATTCTGGCCGGCACGCCCCGCGCGGTCGAGGGCGGCGAGCTGCGCTGGCTGACCGTCGCCGAGCTGGACGACGTCTCCTGGCTGCCGGCGGATCTGCCGCTGGTAGAGGCGATGCGCGGCAGGCTGCTCGATCCGGCTCCGCTGACGGCCGGCGACTGACGTCACAACCCGGGTCCGAGCCCGTGCCGCTCGGGCGGGACAGGTGACCGGTGCCACATGTCCGTCGCCGATCGGGCCCGACGCAGGGCGTGCAGGGACAAGTTGTTGTTGAAATCTCGCCGGCCGGTGGGTGTCCAGACTCTCGCGCCAGGTAAGCCCGCCAGTCGAGTCCGTACGATGGAACGGAAGCCCGAGTCGGTCCTCGTTCTCGACGTCCGTGTTTGTCGCGGTCCGAGTTGTCGGCGCCTGAGTTCGCGATTCGCGAGTCCTCGACGTCGGAGATCTCGTCGGTCGAGCCGCCCGGGCTGTCGGCACGCCTGGCTTGGCGCGTAATCGCGCCCCGTCACGTCGGACCCGGGCGTTCCAGCAGTCAAGCCCATCTCGGGGTCGAGCGCCCCCTGTCCGCCCCGGAGCCCGCCACCGTGCCCACCAGCACTGAGCAGACCAGCACCGCGACCGACGCCGTGCCCGCCAGCACCGAGTCCGCCGCGGGCGAGGTCCGCAGCCGCAACGACCGTCGGAACATCGCGATTATCGCGCACGTCGACCATGGGAAGACAACCCTCGTCGACGCGATGTTGCGCCAGTCCGGTGCCTTCAGCGCCCACGCCAGCGAAGACCTCACCGACCGGGTGATGGACTCGATGGACCTGGAGCGCGAGAAGGGCATCACCATCCTCGCGAAGAACACCGCGGTCCGCTACGGCGACACGACCGTCAACATCATCGACACTCCGGGCCACGCCGACTTCGGCGGCGAGGTCGAGCGGGGCCTGGCGATGGTCGACGGGGTGCTGCTGCTGGTCGACGCGAGCGAGGGCCCGCTGCCGCAGACCCGGTTCGTGCTGCGCAAGGCGCTCGCCGCCCGGCTGCCGGTCATCCTCGTCATCAACAAGGTCGACCGCTCCGACGCCCGGATCGCCGAGGTCGTCGACGAGGCCTACGAGCTCTTCCTCGACCTCGACGCGGACGAGGAGCAGATCGACTTCCCGATCGTCTACTGCAACGCGAAGGCCGGCCGGGCCTCGATGAGCCGCCCGGCCGACGGCGACAGCCCGGACTCCCCGGACCTCAAGCCGCTGTTCGACCTGCTGCTGGAGACCATCCCGGCGCCGACCTATGTCGAGGGCGCGCCGCTGCAGGCCCTGGTCACCAACCTGGACGCCTCCCCGTACCTGGGCCGGCTCGCGCTGTGCCGGGTGCACAACGGCACGATCCGCCGCGGCCAGCAGGTCATGCTCTGCCGCGCCGACGGCACCCAGGAGCGGGTCAAGGTCAGCGAGCTGCTGGTCACCCAGGCGCTGGACCGGGCGCCCGCCGAGTCGGCCGGCCCCGGCGACATCATCGCCATCGCCGGCATCCCGGACATCACGATCGGTGAGACGCTGGCCGACCCGGAGGACCCGCGCCCGCTGCCGGTCATCACCGTCGACGAGCCGTCGATCAGCATGACGGTCGGCGTCAACACCTCGCCGCTGGCCGGCAAGTCAGGCAAGAAGCTGACCGCGCGGCTGGTCAAGGCCCGCCTCGACGCGGAGCTGGTCGGCAACGTGTCGATCCGGGTGCTGCCGACCGAGCGGCCGGACACCTGGGAGATCCAGGGCCGAGGCGAGCTGCAGCTGGCCGTCCTGGTCGAGCTGATGCGCCGGGAGGACTTCGAGCTCACCGTCGGCAAGCCGCAGGTCGTCACCCGCGAGGTCGACGGCAAGCTGCACGAGCCGGTCGAGCGCCTCACGATCGACGCGCCCGA is a genomic window of Pseudofrankia inefficax containing:
- a CDS encoding (deoxy)nucleoside triphosphate pyrophosphohydrolase; translation: MNPEPDAGRTAGADSVLGGGLVTGPAARAGAAGGRSARHPGATRAAGSDDTAGGRAAVSSAASRGRLVVAIALLDDTRRVLAARRTSPPAYAGMWEFPGGKVEPGESELAALARECREELDVEIEIGSFLGQADLASPGWRLRVWFGRILAGTPRAVEGGELRWLTVAELDDVSWLPADLPLVEAMRGRLLDPAPLTAGD
- the typA gene encoding translational GTPase TypA, with protein sequence MPASTESAAGEVRSRNDRRNIAIIAHVDHGKTTLVDAMLRQSGAFSAHASEDLTDRVMDSMDLEREKGITILAKNTAVRYGDTTVNIIDTPGHADFGGEVERGLAMVDGVLLLVDASEGPLPQTRFVLRKALAARLPVILVINKVDRSDARIAEVVDEAYELFLDLDADEEQIDFPIVYCNAKAGRASMSRPADGDSPDSPDLKPLFDLLLETIPAPTYVEGAPLQALVTNLDASPYLGRLALCRVHNGTIRRGQQVMLCRADGTQERVKVSELLVTQALDRAPAESAGPGDIIAIAGIPDITIGETLADPEDPRPLPVITVDEPSISMTVGVNTSPLAGKSGKKLTARLVKARLDAELVGNVSIRVLPTERPDTWEIQGRGELQLAVLVELMRREDFELTVGKPQVVTREVDGKLHEPVERLTIDAPEEFLGTLTQLLAVRKGRVEQMINHGTGWIRLEYLVPARGLIGFRTEFLTETRGTGLLHHVFEGYEPWFGELRTRATGSMVADRSGPTTAYALFNLQERGTMFVPPMIDVYEGMIVGENSRADDMDVNPTKEKKLTNMRSSTGDELVRLTPHRQLTLEQALEFCREDECVEVTPATVRIRKVALLAADREKLRARRRSN